The DNA region AGAAGATTAGATTAGATCGGTTGtcagatggtggtgctgggttgggtgagCGCTGGTGAGCAACCTACCCACTGACTCTTGCCAATTGTGCGCCTAACCTATcaggcagcaacaacacccatcaccgggaaaagagaaatgTGGGGCAAAACTGACAGCTTGGGAGCCGCACctcgctgttgctgctcatTCACCCATCAGTCCCAACGCAAGAGAGACGACAGGAGGCATAAACCGGGAAATTGAACGACAGCTTCAACGACGAAAGACTTGCATATCGCGCGAATTATTCGACGAAACATAACTATCAAGAAACATGCTCTTCTTCAGGTATGCATTTGCCCCTCTTGGCTTTCAGGCATCGACGTTCTGGGGTGTGTTTTCATGaatttggggagggaagtGAAGTGTGAATgacgggaagggagggggggaaatcACAAAACCGCATCAAAACTCTCATCCATCAAGAGAGTCACCATCATGACCCAGACAAATGCAGCAATAAGGCATCCCAAACACAGGGCCTCCCCTCATTCCCgaccaccacaccatcctcatcccatACCCGATTACCCGAATGCTAACATTTACCTGAAAAGCTTCTTCAAAACCCTCATCGACCACGAGGTGACCGTCGAGCTCAAAAACGACATCCGCATCCGCGGCGTCCTCAAGAGTGTCGACCAATACCTCAACATCAAGCTCGACAACATccaggtggtggatgagctCAAGTATCCTCACTTGGTACGACGCCCGTCATACCAGTTATCTCTTGCAATGGAGAGTCAGCTGACAAAGGAGATGTAGAGCGCTGTCAAGAATGTCTTTATCAGAGGCTCGGTCGTGAGATATGTCCATCTGCCTTCTCAGTCGGTGGATATTGACTTGCTGGAGGATGCTACGAGGAGAGGTATGCTACATCTTGCCCAGCTTCTGCCTGACGATAAGGGTGCTGATgatcgaaaaaaaaaaaaaaacagaggCGGCAAACCAAGCTGTGAAGGCTAAGTGAGGAGACTGCTAGAAACGGCGCGGGGAGGTGaaacgaagaagaaggtaGAAAAGCCAAAGCTACTCGTGGCATAAAAAGTATGGCACTAACAGCCATGACGAAAGGGGAGGTGCGCAAAAGACAAGTGGTGTATTTGTTGTCCTTGCATCTCAGAGAGGGATTGGATCTTATTCacgggaagaagaggagaggtggaAATTGCCCaagctattattattattgcAAATGGGTCAAGAGTATCTTGGTGGTAAAAACATTGACAccgagaggaggatgaagggtCATGCAGAATGTGGAATAAAATAAGTGCGTTTAATTCCCCATAACTTTGAAGCGTGTGTGTATCTTCGCAACCTTTGCATGTCATTTCCCCACTGTCACCTCTTCAACAAAGCCAGCACTGTGTGCCCATGTTTTCTTTACCCATTCATCAACAATCGTGCTCTCAATTGTGAAGTTACTATTGTCTTCCCCTCACCCCAAAGCCAAATCCAAGACTTTCGATCGCATGAGGTTGAGTCATGTGTGGGGTCAAGAAAGACTTGCATATTAGCCGCTTATCCACCAACTCATTCCAACACATCAACAGGGAGCTTGGCTCAGTTGGAAGAGCGCAGGTCTCATACGATTGCAAGTATGATCTGGCTGTCTTAACACCAGAGTTATCCTGAGGTCGTGAGTTCGAGCCTCACAGTTCCcatcttcttttgctttttgagcCTGCTCCCCCACCGGCTTGGCCTTCTTTTTACTTAACACTATTTTATTACATCGTAAGTCTTCATATTTTGTTTCAACTGTTACATAATGCTATGACTAAACTACGCTGGACTCTTCACCCATCCCCCTATATCCCGACCTCTTCATATCCCAGTCAAAACAATCACCaatacaccaccccctcctcctcctcctcctcctcctctctcccatctacaccctccttcacctcgaGCCGTCCGCCCTttaacctccccctctccacaaTCCACCGATCAATCCACCCCTTCATCCGTTTCCTGCTCTGTTCGCTCCCCACATTCACTGTcggcaccaccctcccgaTCCTCAAACCCATCACAAAAATCGCCAACTCCCTAAAGCTAGAATGCTCGCTATACGGCACCCCCAATAACACTCCCTCTTTGGTGCTTCCCCTCATGGGTATCAAATCCGCCTTGCGaaacctgctcctccacgcCTTTCCATACAAGAGCTGTTCCATCGGTACGCTACCCGGGGCCATATCCGCCTTGATGTTTAGGCTCTTCAAACTCGGGGGGCGGTAGTTCCACCCCGAGGGCTTGAACCCTACAATCCGGGAGAATCCAAACCGGCGATTTTCCTCGAGGTAAGAGATGAGATTCTCCTTGTTGAGGTCAGACAGCGAGGCGAGATGGACTTGCGCctcttgggggttgggagtaaggagggagatgagctCTGGGTCGTCGAGTTGGTTCACGATTTTGAGTTTGTAAGGTGAGGCGTAGATTTTGGATTCGAGAGCGAGGGCGATGCCGACGCAGATGCGCTCTTTGCCTATGGAGTAGGTGCCGCaaaggatgaggaggcggtttctctgggagggttgggggttgccTGAGAGGGCGGTGAATGCGTTCAGGGGGGCAGTGGGGGTAGGTGGTTTagaaggtggtggcggggggtcatttgtggtggtggtgaagaacttGCTGACTGAGGTGGATGGGGCGCCGCCTTCTCGgcgacggaggagggagtcCCATTCTTTGTCGtcgttggagatgagggcttggttgaggagggacgACATCTCTGCGCAGGTGGCGATGACGTCTTTTTGCGGAGGGAAGGAGTATTTTGGGTTGAGATAGGTGGTGTCTAGATAACAGACGTCAATTTTCTGGTGCTTTGTCTTGCCTGTTACGGCGTCAATTGTCTCTGGGCTGAGCTGAGGGTGCTCAAGGTGAGCTTGACAGGCTCGGAAATCCCCACAGTGCAAGATCCGATGTGTCTTGCCTCCTCCCATGGCCTTCTCAAACAAGAATAGAGAGCTACCGGGGCAATGGTTGGCGGGGATCATTGTTACTGTGACCCCCTTTGTGTGCGGGACTGGAACGGTTTTGTCAAACTCAAGCTCAACGACATATTTAGCTGCTGTCTTTAGCTGTGTCTTGACGAGTGACCCCGTTACTTTGCTGCAATAAATCGGGCCGTGAGTCCAGTTCGCCGTGAGGCCAATGTAGTGATCACTGTGAAAGTGACTGAGAAAGTAGGCCTTGCAGCCCTCCACAGCACCATACCTGAAGGCATCAACACAAATCGAGAACCCAGGCATAATCTTGTAAAACGGACAAGTCCGCTTATACGCCGGCATTCCTCTCGAGGCGTTCTCTGCCGCAGCAGCCGCTGCCCAAGCGGTATCCTCAGCATGTCCAGACATGAGCTTAGCAAATGCTGAGCCCGAGCTGCCAGGTGAAGTCTTCTCACCGAAACTGATAGGATTCGCCTGTCCTGGTCTAGGCACAGCCGCTTTTGCAAACCTCTTTCCCACCTCAGCACCATCGATCTCTTTATTCTCTTCGAGTGCCGCTGGTGGCTTGGGCTGCGGTAGCGGCGTCGGATTCCCATCCAGACAGGCATTGACATGCTCCGAAGCCACCTGCTCTGACGCACCCGCCAAACTGCCCCCGCATATTGGACATGCTTCCATCATCTCTTCATCAGTACGTCTGTCCATACCAAACTCTTCATAACCCTCCAGCATGGCTTGCTCTTCCATGTCCCGCATAGCTTGGAGTTCTTCGCCGGTGAAATCCTCGTCGAATTCCTCTTCGCCTAACTCATCGATTGGCTCCTCTTCTGCAGGTCCTTCATTCGATGTCAAATTCGCTCCGGAGGTCTCATGTCGCAGCAGCGGCACCTTGCCCTTTacttcttgatcttgatcttcGTCATCCCTATCTGTTATCCTGGTCCCGTTGGTAAGTCTGTCGCCGGTAGTAGTCTCGCAAACATTTTCTGCGGGGTCTGCAGACGCAAGGGTAGGTCTCACCCTTGATGGAGTCGTCGAGTCGTCATCATTGCTCGTTTCGTTTTCATCCCCGTCCTCGTCAGAGGAGGAGTCGTCCAAAAAAGGATTTggaaccttcttcttcgcagGTGGCTTCCTCGGCTCGTTCTGCTCCTTTTTGACTGTCGTCGACTCGACATCCACTGAAACCGCCCTCgattcctccccaccctcctgcAAACCGaaactcaacctcctcttcttaACCGACCCCCCATTCTCATTatatctcccccctccccctcctcctccacgggcCTCTTGACGTAATCATCCGCCCCGTACatatcttcctcgtcctcttctctccccccctaccccccccttcccccccttcaacccccaaTAAACaagtcctcatcctccgtcTTCTTAAAATAACTCAAAATGCTCGCATTCGGCTTCGTCGTCACCTTCGGCCCTTTCGTCACAGGTTGCACCTTCATCCGCGCCCCAGGCGCTTTATTCGGTGTGATCGTTTTTTGCTTCAATTTCGGCTTCGGTGTCGCCGCCGTCTTTGACTTGGCTTTTGATATTCTTGCGGGAGCCATTTTGTCGACTGGGccgtggggaggggggagaaggcaAAGTCGATCGGAGTTGGCAAAAGTGCAACACGCTGAGAACGCGACgagtgttggaggggtggcgtAAAATGTCCGCCACTGCGAGGGGAGCAAAACGCTAGGTCTGCGCGGTGTCACGTGCCCTGCACTTAGAGAACGAGCCAAGGGGGTCAAGGCAAAGGAGACATGAGAACAAAGAGAATATTGATTTGTCCTGTGCTATTGGATACAGCTGGTGCAAGAGGCGGGAAGCTCAGCTAGTCGTCCGCCAGGGCCAAACTCTTTCCTCGTTCTAGACCCGAGGTGTCGAAGTAGTCTCATCCTATTCGCGTCAGAAATAGGGGCTTCTAGGTATGGCTCACGGGCCTCAAAACATTGTCGTAAGCCGACGAGAGGTGGCAGAGACTCTCAACAACTCCAACGGCACATCACTCTTTCGCATATTCACATTTGGGACCGACGTCCGGTACGCAATTACAGACATTTGGTAGAAAAGTTCATTGGTATTGCATTTGACGCTATGGTCCCGCTTTTTACCCCCTTTATTGAATGCTGATCCGGAAAAACGCTGGCTTTTCATAACCACAGAGGTATCCCGTATCCGCTTCCGTTTCAGTAATATTGCTCTTGAGCGGTATAATACCCGGTGTCATCACATagtcctccttcttgtcctccttctcGCCACCGACGGTGCTCTACATTCCCTAGAGGTACGCtactcctccgcctcctgaACCGGCTCggcgacctcctcctcctcgtcatccaaGCTCC from Podospora pseudoanserina strain CBS 124.78 chromosome 1, whole genome shotgun sequence includes:
- the LSM2 gene encoding U6 snRNA-associated Sm-like protein LSm2 (EggNog:ENOG503P571; COG:A) — encoded protein: MLFFSFFKTLIDHEVTVELKNDIRIRGVLKSVDQYLNIKLDNIQVVDELKYPHLSAVKNVFIRGSVVRYVHLPSQSVDIDLLEDATRREAANQAVKAK
- the pso2 gene encoding DNA cross-link repair protein PSO2/SNM1 (EggNog:ENOG503NUC7; COG:L; BUSCO:EOG09261HQU), producing the protein MRDMEEQAMLEGYEEFGMDRRTDEEMMEACPICGGSLAGASEQVASEHVNACLDGNPTPLPQPKPPAALEENKEIDGAEVGKRFAKAAVPRPGQANPISFGEKTSPGSSGSAFAKLMSGHAEDTAWAAAAAAENASRGMPAYKRTCPFYKIMPGFSICVDAFRYGAVEGCKAYFLSHFHSDHYIGLTANWTHGPIYCSKVTGSLVKTQLKTAAKYVVELEFDKTVPVPHTKGVTVTMIPANHCPGSSLFLFEKAMGGGKTHRILHCGDFRACQAHLEHPQLSPETIDAVTGKTKHQKIDVCYLDTTYLNPKYSFPPQKDVIATCAEMSSLLNQALISNDDKEWDSLLRRREGGAPSTSVSKFFTTTTNDPPPPPSKPPTPTAPLNAFTALSGNPQPSQRNRLLILCGTYSIGKERICVGIALALESKIYASPYKLKIVNQLDDPELISLLTPNPQEAQVHLASLSDLNKENLISYLEENRRFGFSRIVGFKPSGWNYRPPSLKSLNIKADMAPGSVPMEQLLYGKAWRSRFRKADLIPMRGSTKEGVLLGVPYSEHSSFRELAIFVMGLRIGRVVPTVNVGSEQSRKRMKGWIDRWIVERGRLKGGRLEVKEGVDGREEEEEEEEGVVYW